In Bacillus thuringiensis, the DNA window GATCGCAAAAGACGCAGATAAAGATCCAAATAGTAAATCTTATTATATTTCTACTACTGCACTACAAATCGATGAACGAGCGATGCAGCGCTTTGTGAAAAAAGAAGAAAAATCGTAATACGATTTTTTTTACGTAAACGGTCAATTTTATTTTACCGAATAAATTTTTTATAAAGGAGTAGATTAAATGGACATATTGAAAAACCGGAATTTCCTCTTATTATTTTTAGGAAGAATTTTTACAAACATAGGAGATAGTTTGTATTATGTAGCCGCAATGTGGCTCGTATATAAATTAAGTGGCAGTCCTTTCTATTCTGGATTAGCTGGTTTCCTTACATTATTACCTTCTGCACTTCAATTTCTTACTGGGCCATTCGTCGATAGATGGTCAATCAAAAACACACTCGTCATTACACAAGTTCTGCAATGCATTCTTATTTTAATCATTCCTATTACACACTACTTCGATCTACTAACCGTTCAACTACTACTTATCATCATGCCCATCGTAGCTTTTATCGAACAATTCGCCTATCCTGCACAGTCAAAAGCTTTACCACTTCTACTGCATAAAACACAACTATTAAAAGGAAATTCACTCTTTTCATTTGCGTATCAAGGCATTGATTTAATTTGCACGACTCTTTCTGGCATATTAGTAGCACTGTTTGGCGCAATTACCTTATATGTAATCGACTCCTTTACATTCGCGATTACTGCCCTTTTGTTCTTTTCATTAAAAATGCCAAAGCAAACAGAAACCAATACATCGCTATCAACTAAACAATATTTCACTGATTTAAAAGAAGGTTTTTCGATTGTCTTCCGTTCATTAATGGGCGTATTCTTAATCGGTTCAGTTGTTGCTAATTTTTCAATTGGTATGACGATGGCGATACTCCCTTCTTTCGCTGATTCTTTAGGAGGCGTGAAATCATATGGCTTCTTTTTAGCTGCTATATCAGCAGGTAGTCTCATTGGTGCATTATTCAGTTCATGGGTTGGTAAACGTAATGTTGGTCGTGTCTCTATTATTGGCTTTGCGACTGGCGCTATCTTTTGGTTTCTCTCTACAATCGTACCGTTTCAATGGCTATCTATTTTTTTATTCGGCCTAGCTTGGATTCCAATTGGTGCAACCAACATATTATTTGCGACAATTAGTCAAATTGTAATTCCAAATCAATATATCGGACGCATCAACTCAGTCACGCGAAGCATAGGTACAATCGCTATGCCGCTTGGTTCTTTAATTGGCGGATACACTGCGAATGTATTTAGTAGCCAACTCATTTTCGCACTCGCTAGCATCGGGATTTTATTTATTTCTCTCGTATGGCTACTTCATCCGAAATTAAGGGCTTTGCCGAAAGCTGATGAAATTACAGCGGATACTTTTGGGGTTCGATTTAAAGTAGAGCGCGGGAAAGGTACGGCTTTATAGCAG includes these proteins:
- a CDS encoding MFS transporter encodes the protein MDILKNRNFLLLFLGRIFTNIGDSLYYVAAMWLVYKLSGSPFYSGLAGFLTLLPSALQFLTGPFVDRWSIKNTLVITQVLQCILILIIPITHYFDLLTVQLLLIIMPIVAFIEQFAYPAQSKALPLLLHKTQLLKGNSLFSFAYQGIDLICTTLSGILVALFGAITLYVIDSFTFAITALLFFSLKMPKQTETNTSLSTKQYFTDLKEGFSIVFRSLMGVFLIGSVVANFSIGMTMAILPSFADSLGGVKSYGFFLAAISAGSLIGALFSSWVGKRNVGRVSIIGFATGAIFWFLSTIVPFQWLSIFLFGLAWIPIGATNILFATISQIVIPNQYIGRINSVTRSIGTIAMPLGSLIGGYTANVFSSQLIFALASIGILFISLVWLLHPKLRALPKADEITADTFGVRFKVERGKGTAL